From one Candidatus Rhodoluna planktonica genomic stretch:
- a CDS encoding DUF7455 domain-containing protein: MENLTQAVEQPSKSLTAADRCDLCGAQAFVHVELSTGELFFCAHHANERKAELSPIAKSWHDESAKLLIR; encoded by the coding sequence GTGGAGAATTTAACCCAAGCAGTTGAGCAGCCTTCGAAGTCATTGACAGCAGCAGACAGATGCGATCTCTGTGGCGCACAGGCATTTGTTCACGTAGAGCTTTCGACCGGTGAACTGTTTTTCTGCGCGCATCATGCTAACGAGCGAAAGGCAGAACTCTCGCCCATCGCAAAATCTTGGCATGACGAGAGTGCAAAATTACTCATCCGCTAA
- a CDS encoding DNA gyrase/topoisomerase IV subunit B has protein sequence MPNSDYSARHLSVLEGLEAVRKRPGMYIGSTDSRGLMHCLWEIIDNSVDEALAGHGSEISVVLHSDGSVEVRDLARGIPVDVEPKTGLTGVEVVFTKLHAGGKFGSGSYAASGGLHGVGASVVNALSERLDVQVDRDGKTYSMSFRRGEPGVFDDSKGIAPTNAFEPFENESKLIVLGKAAKGVSGTRVRYWADPQIFIKDANFVLNELLERARQTAFLVPGLAIKISDNRGESAEEYSFKFDGGISEFADYLAPDAAITPTWRVTGSGTFTETVPVLDESGNMVSREVDRVCEVDLAIRWGAGYDTTVKSFVNIIATPKGGTHLLGFEQSLLKVIRSEVEANSRKLKAGSEKVEKDDATAGLTAVITVRLAEPQFEGQTKEILGTPAVKNIVASVLAKSLTEKFQSSKREDKQATAVLLEKVVSEMKGRISARAQKETQRRKNALETSSLPTKLVDCRTQDTESSELFIVEGDSALGTAKLARNSEFQALLPIRGKILNVQKASVADMLSNAECASIIQVIGAGSGRTFDLSLARYGKVILMSDADVDGAHIRTLLLTLFFKYMRPLVEAGRVFAAVPPLHRVEVVNSGSKANEVIYTYSQTELDALLLRLGKSGKRYKEPIQRYKGLGEMDADQLAETTMDVGQRMLRRVRVEDAAAAETTFELLMGNDVAPRKDFIVESADSFERDRIDA, from the coding sequence GTGCCAAACTCCGATTACTCAGCCCGCCATCTTTCCGTTTTAGAAGGTCTTGAAGCTGTTCGCAAGCGTCCTGGTATGTACATCGGTTCCACCGACTCTCGCGGACTGATGCACTGCCTCTGGGAAATCATCGACAACTCAGTCGATGAGGCTTTGGCTGGCCACGGTAGCGAGATTAGCGTAGTTCTGCACTCGGATGGATCCGTCGAGGTGCGCGATTTGGCCCGTGGTATTCCCGTTGATGTCGAGCCCAAAACAGGTCTAACCGGTGTTGAGGTTGTTTTCACGAAATTGCACGCCGGCGGAAAGTTTGGCTCTGGTTCTTACGCTGCATCTGGTGGCCTGCACGGCGTGGGCGCATCCGTCGTAAATGCGCTTTCAGAACGACTAGATGTTCAAGTCGATCGCGATGGCAAAACCTACTCGATGTCTTTCCGTCGTGGCGAGCCAGGAGTCTTTGATGATTCAAAAGGCATCGCACCTACGAATGCTTTTGAGCCTTTTGAGAATGAATCGAAGCTGATCGTCTTAGGCAAGGCAGCCAAGGGTGTCTCTGGCACCAGAGTGCGCTACTGGGCTGATCCGCAAATTTTTATCAAAGACGCCAATTTTGTCTTGAATGAATTACTCGAGCGAGCGCGTCAAACAGCGTTTCTCGTACCCGGACTCGCAATCAAGATTTCTGACAACCGCGGGGAGTCGGCCGAAGAGTACAGTTTCAAATTTGATGGCGGAATCAGCGAGTTCGCTGACTATCTAGCTCCGGATGCTGCCATCACTCCGACCTGGCGGGTTACCGGCAGCGGCACGTTTACGGAAACGGTTCCGGTTTTGGACGAATCAGGCAACATGGTCTCGCGCGAGGTTGACCGGGTCTGTGAAGTCGATCTCGCCATTCGGTGGGGTGCGGGTTACGACACAACCGTAAAGAGCTTTGTAAACATCATTGCAACACCAAAAGGCGGAACCCATCTTCTTGGTTTCGAGCAAAGCTTGTTGAAGGTGATCAGGTCAGAAGTGGAGGCCAATTCACGAAAGCTGAAGGCTGGTAGTGAAAAAGTCGAAAAGGATGACGCCACCGCTGGCCTCACTGCTGTAATCACCGTCCGCCTCGCCGAGCCGCAATTCGAGGGACAGACAAAAGAAATTCTCGGAACACCAGCAGTGAAAAACATCGTGGCTAGCGTGTTGGCCAAATCTCTCACTGAGAAGTTCCAGAGCTCTAAGCGTGAAGATAAGCAGGCAACTGCCGTCCTGCTCGAAAAAGTAGTTTCCGAGATGAAGGGCCGAATTTCGGCGCGAGCACAGAAAGAAACGCAGCGCCGAAAAAATGCACTAGAGACCAGCTCGCTACCTACCAAACTTGTGGATTGTCGAACCCAAGATACTGAGTCAAGTGAGCTTTTCATCGTCGAGGGTGATTCTGCGCTGGGCACTGCAAAACTGGCTCGAAATTCTGAATTCCAGGCTCTGCTCCCAATTCGGGGCAAGATTCTAAACGTACAAAAAGCATCTGTTGCCGACATGCTATCCAACGCTGAATGCGCGTCCATCATCCAAGTCATCGGTGCCGGTTCGGGGCGCACCTTTGATCTGTCTTTAGCTCGCTACGGCAAAGTCATCCTGATGTCGGATGCCGATGTGGATGGCGCACACATTAGAACTCTGCTGCTGACCCTGTTCTTCAAATACATGAGGCCCCTGGTTGAAGCGGGACGAGTATTTGCCGCGGTTCCACCGCTACATCGGGTTGAAGTAGTTAATTCCGGGTCAAAGGCTAACGAGGTGATTTACACCTACAGCCAGACAGAACTGGACGCACTTCTTCTTCGCTTAGGCAAGTCAGGAAAGCGCTATAAGGAACCGATTCAGCGATATAAAGGCCTTGGCGAGATGGACGCAGACCAGTTAGCTGAGACCACAATGGATGTCGGACAGCGAATGCTGCGCAGAGTGCGTGTCGAGGATGCAGCGGCCGCTGAGACTACCTTTGAGTTGCTGATGGGTAATGACGTAGCACCTAGAAAAGACTTCATCGTCGAGTCTGCAGACTCTTTCGAGCGCGACCGAATAGACGCGTAA
- a CDS encoding DNA gyrase/topoisomerase IV subunit A yields MSEIISASEKIQDIDVSMEMKDSFLEYSYSVIYARALPDARDGLKPVHRRIIYQMGEMGLRPDRGHVKSARVTGEVMGKLHPHGDSAIYDALVRMAQDFSLRYPLIDGHGNFGSLDDGPAAARYTEARLAPLALVMNESLDENVVDFKPNYDAQLSEPEVLPAAFPNLLVNGSAGIAVGMATNMAPHNLREVIAGAIHLLDHPEATLDDLMDFIPGPDLPTGATILGIDGIRDAYASGRGSFKMRAKTTVETVGPRKLGIVVSALPYLVGPEKVIEKIKDGVNSKRIVGISAVTDLTDRANGMKLVIELKTGFDPNVVLELLYKFTPMEESFAINAVALVNGRPESLGLRDLLGVYLAHRVLVVRRRSSNRLGKRTARLHLVEGLLVAIESIDEVIQVIRTSDEVAAARERLMQIFDLSEIQAEYILELKLRRLTKFSRIELETEQSQLKAEIAELRAILADDSKLRSLVADELREVAKTYGDERRSAIQDGQVVVQSMASALKSASSAELSDEPCSIVLTAAGQIARLANSNDLSGRYLAQVSTTTRSDLGFAASDGSVIRIHAADIPEFANENQLNSAPKVNDFLGISAKFVSLIDLNDTSTAIAIGTKQGVVKRVLPEFPDKHEFEIISLKEGDAVVGVARAGDDAELIFTTKDTQTLIFPAASVRPQGRPAGGMAGIGLSENDEVIYFDSVKPDSSLVSAACSDAALPGTDPGSAKQTPLAEFPRKGRATGGVRSQKLLKGEDRLYFAAQLSEESVLFDETGRKISVSIPTAKRDASGQKLSSPLASCSY; encoded by the coding sequence ATGAGCGAGATAATTTCAGCCAGCGAGAAAATCCAAGACATCGACGTTTCGATGGAGATGAAGGATTCGTTTCTTGAATACTCGTATTCGGTTATTTACGCACGTGCGTTGCCTGACGCCAGAGACGGTCTAAAACCAGTCCACCGAAGAATCATTTACCAAATGGGCGAAATGGGCCTTCGGCCAGATCGAGGACACGTCAAGTCTGCCCGAGTAACAGGCGAAGTCATGGGTAAATTGCATCCGCACGGCGACAGCGCAATCTATGACGCGCTGGTGCGCATGGCCCAGGATTTTTCGCTCCGCTATCCCCTCATTGACGGACATGGAAACTTTGGCAGCCTGGACGATGGCCCAGCAGCTGCGCGCTACACGGAAGCTCGTTTGGCCCCGCTTGCTCTGGTTATGAACGAGAGTTTGGATGAGAATGTAGTCGACTTTAAACCCAATTACGACGCCCAGCTCTCCGAGCCCGAAGTTTTACCTGCGGCATTTCCGAATCTTTTAGTCAACGGTTCCGCTGGTATCGCGGTTGGTATGGCCACAAACATGGCACCACACAATCTGCGTGAAGTCATTGCCGGAGCAATCCACTTGCTTGATCATCCTGAAGCGACGCTGGATGACCTGATGGATTTCATCCCCGGACCAGATTTGCCGACCGGAGCAACAATTTTGGGCATTGACGGCATTAGAGATGCATACGCAAGCGGTCGTGGAAGCTTCAAGATGCGAGCCAAAACAACCGTTGAGACGGTGGGACCAAGAAAGCTCGGAATCGTTGTTTCTGCTCTTCCCTATCTGGTCGGTCCAGAAAAAGTAATAGAAAAGATCAAAGACGGCGTCAACAGCAAAAGAATTGTCGGCATCTCGGCGGTAACTGACCTAACCGATCGGGCTAATGGCATGAAATTGGTTATTGAGTTAAAAACTGGTTTCGATCCGAATGTCGTTCTAGAGCTGCTGTACAAGTTCACGCCGATGGAGGAATCGTTTGCAATCAACGCCGTTGCGCTGGTCAATGGTCGACCAGAGTCGCTTGGCCTGAGGGATCTCTTGGGCGTATACCTAGCGCATCGCGTACTGGTCGTTCGACGTCGAAGTTCGAATCGACTCGGTAAGCGCACTGCCCGCTTGCATCTGGTTGAGGGTCTTCTAGTCGCCATCGAAAGCATTGACGAGGTCATCCAGGTAATTCGCACCAGCGATGAGGTTGCCGCGGCACGCGAGCGGTTGATGCAGATCTTCGACCTCTCCGAGATTCAGGCCGAGTACATCCTTGAACTAAAACTTCGTCGACTAACTAAATTTTCTCGTATCGAACTGGAAACTGAGCAGAGCCAACTCAAAGCAGAAATTGCAGAACTCCGGGCAATTTTGGCTGACGACTCTAAATTGCGATCACTCGTTGCCGATGAGTTGCGAGAGGTAGCGAAAACCTACGGTGATGAGAGAAGATCGGCAATTCAGGATGGTCAAGTCGTCGTTCAGAGTATGGCATCTGCTCTGAAGTCGGCATCATCCGCAGAGCTTTCCGATGAGCCTTGCTCAATAGTTTTGACAGCAGCAGGTCAGATCGCTCGACTAGCCAACTCCAACGACTTATCGGGCCGCTATTTGGCCCAAGTATCAACGACTACTCGATCAGATTTGGGCTTTGCGGCTTCGGATGGATCGGTGATTCGTATTCACGCTGCAGACATCCCCGAGTTCGCAAACGAGAATCAGCTTAACTCGGCACCTAAGGTAAATGATTTTCTGGGAATTAGCGCAAAATTTGTTTCGCTAATTGACCTGAACGACACATCAACAGCAATTGCCATCGGAACCAAGCAGGGTGTTGTGAAGCGAGTGCTCCCTGAATTCCCCGATAAGCACGAGTTCGAAATAATTTCACTCAAAGAGGGCGATGCCGTCGTTGGCGTCGCACGAGCGGGCGATGATGCCGAGCTTATTTTCACAACCAAAGACACCCAAACGCTGATTTTCCCGGCCGCAAGCGTTCGTCCGCAAGGTAGACCGGCAGGCGGAATGGCTGGAATCGGCCTCTCGGAAAATGATGAAGTCATTTACTTTGATTCGGTTAAGCCAGATAGCTCTCTAGTTTCTGCCGCCTGTTCGGACGCCGCACTGCCTGGTACCGACCCAGGTTCGGCTAAACAAACACCGTTAGCCGAATTCCCTCGCAAAGGACGCGCTACCGGAGGTGTCCGAAGTCAAAAACTTCTAAAGGGGGAAGACCGGCTCTACTTCGCGGCTCAACTTAGCGAAGAGTCGGTTTTGTTCGATGAAACCGGCAGGAAAATTTCTGTTAGCATCCCGACTGCCAAACGCGATGCATCGGGCCAAAAACTGTCTTCGCCATTAGCAAGTTGCAGTTATTAG
- a CDS encoding alkaline phosphatase family protein — protein MFDSMQRAIRGEQNRLNLPRVSSAILVLVDGLGLVNLSERKAHAKELFSADTSSKLYSSLPSTTTVSLAGMAAGGSPVDHGVLGYSAFDRQSEAVISFLKISPEDARRHRLQWKQNPGISVTSVGPTAYAASGFTELTFGAEDYRGANKLSDRFDTALQAASSGSSLVYLYVPELDQIGHRYGWLSQKWVQALEDLNLEFRRADQIARKNRIGIFLTADHGMVDVPESGHIEIANHFPTAIAVTGDPRCRFIYLEDTWDSVDMPTELESFGFLVSYADFASAAYGAIPVGSLKPDLVLLAKEGFAFYDRRFSEPKSRLIVGQHGSVSNAELRVPAVVAGGFR, from the coding sequence GTGTTTGATTCCATGCAACGGGCTATCCGAGGCGAGCAAAACCGATTGAACCTGCCGAGAGTTTCATCGGCAATTTTGGTTTTGGTTGACGGTCTCGGCCTGGTTAATCTTTCGGAGCGGAAAGCTCACGCCAAAGAATTGTTCTCGGCTGATACTTCTTCAAAACTCTATTCTTCACTGCCTTCCACCACTACGGTTTCTTTAGCAGGCATGGCAGCCGGAGGATCACCGGTCGATCATGGTGTTTTGGGCTACAGCGCGTTTGATCGTCAATCTGAAGCGGTGATCAGCTTTCTAAAAATTTCGCCCGAGGATGCCAGGCGACACAGGCTGCAGTGGAAACAAAATCCGGGGATTTCGGTCACTTCTGTCGGCCCAACAGCCTATGCCGCTTCGGGTTTTACTGAACTGACCTTTGGTGCTGAGGACTATCGGGGTGCAAATAAACTGAGCGATCGCTTCGACACTGCACTTCAAGCAGCTTCGTCGGGGAGCAGTTTGGTCTACCTATATGTTCCGGAACTTGACCAAATAGGCCACCGATATGGTTGGTTATCGCAAAAATGGGTTCAAGCGCTTGAGGATTTGAATCTCGAATTCAGGCGCGCAGACCAGATAGCCCGAAAAAATCGGATTGGTATTTTTCTAACCGCCGATCATGGCATGGTCGATGTTCCCGAATCAGGTCACATCGAGATTGCGAACCACTTTCCGACCGCAATTGCCGTTACCGGTGATCCGCGATGTCGGTTTATTTACCTCGAAGACACCTGGGACTCTGTCGACATGCCAACTGAACTTGAGTCGTTTGGTTTCTTGGTTTCTTACGCGGATTTCGCCAGTGCGGCTTACGGAGCGATCCCGGTAGGTAGCCTCAAGCCAGATTTAGTGCTTTTAGCCAAAGAGGGATTCGCGTTCTATGACCGAAGATTTAGCGAGCCCAAGAGCAGATTGATTGTCGGACAGCATGGCTCTGTTTCGAATGCAGAACTTCGAGTTCCGGCAGTTGTCGCAGGCGGGTTCCGTTAG
- the sepH gene encoding septation protein SepH translates to MEDLLLLETAGEYLILESQDGTRFRLMVDDSVRRAAKPAATISNSNPVSPREIQDAVRAGESVSQICARTGLPEDYVIKFAQPVLDEIEHVLQMAQATRITLDADRFGEQKVLELRELITDRTPAGQRWSAQKLDGPGWLVELSLEGIDEVAKWHFDLKKLFLTPESVLAAKLSASKTAENVLGGLIPTAPLRNSPDSSNIIPLTPKAFRLEDEGSETVSAETVELVKTSDESPVIVAPISEDAEAVENDSEDDTASASIPEGVAKPELLSETADLLEAIRRKRESNSQQENSTDSPTTPPRSFEPSPEDQTENSESQDPTPPVKKGRASMPSWDEIVFGTKVDDID, encoded by the coding sequence ATGGAAGATTTATTGCTTCTCGAGACAGCCGGAGAATATCTGATTCTGGAATCTCAAGATGGAACCCGATTCCGCCTGATGGTTGATGATTCAGTTCGGAGAGCAGCTAAGCCTGCCGCAACCATTTCAAACTCTAATCCGGTCAGCCCACGTGAAATTCAGGATGCTGTTCGTGCCGGTGAAAGTGTGTCACAAATCTGTGCTCGAACAGGATTGCCCGAAGACTATGTAATTAAGTTTGCTCAACCTGTGCTTGATGAAATCGAGCACGTCCTGCAAATGGCCCAGGCTACTCGCATCACGTTGGATGCCGATCGCTTTGGCGAGCAAAAAGTGCTCGAACTTCGTGAACTAATTACTGACAGGACACCTGCCGGCCAACGTTGGTCGGCCCAAAAACTCGACGGGCCAGGATGGTTAGTTGAACTGAGTCTTGAAGGTATCGACGAAGTTGCCAAATGGCACTTCGACCTAAAGAAACTATTTCTTACTCCGGAGTCGGTTCTAGCCGCGAAACTTAGCGCGTCGAAGACAGCCGAAAATGTGTTGGGCGGGTTGATTCCAACTGCACCTTTAAGGAATTCCCCAGACAGTTCCAACATCATCCCGCTTACGCCCAAAGCCTTTCGACTTGAAGATGAAGGTTCTGAGACGGTTTCGGCTGAGACAGTTGAATTGGTGAAAACGTCTGACGAATCCCCCGTCATTGTTGCCCCTATCAGCGAGGATGCCGAAGCCGTCGAGAACGATTCTGAAGACGACACAGCTTCAGCCAGTATTCCCGAAGGTGTAGCAAAACCAGAGTTGTTATCCGAGACTGCCGACCTGCTAGAAGCCATCAGACGTAAACGCGAGTCAAATTCACAGCAGGAGAATTCAACTGACTCACCAACGACTCCCCCAAGAAGTTTCGAACCAAGTCCCGAAGATCAAACTGAAAATTCTGAGTCACAGGATCCGACGCCGCCGGTTAAAAAAGGCAGAGCCAGTATGCCAAGCTGGGATGAAATCGTTTTTGGCACGAAAGTCGACGACATCGACTAG
- a CDS encoding DUF4193 domain-containing protein, whose protein sequence is MATDYDAPRKSDDDNESIEAIKERIPDKLSGVVDVDETDHAESFVIPDVVAEDLEVVVLPPQDDEFTCTECFIVKHHSLLSSVKGKYGQVCVECAA, encoded by the coding sequence ATGGCTACCGATTACGACGCACCGAGAAAGTCCGACGACGACAACGAGTCGATTGAGGCGATCAAGGAGCGAATCCCAGACAAGCTATCCGGAGTAGTCGATGTTGACGAAACGGACCACGCCGAATCTTTCGTTATCCCCGACGTGGTGGCTGAAGATCTGGAAGTGGTTGTTTTGCCACCCCAAGATGACGAATTTACCTGCACTGAGTGCTTCATCGTGAAGCACCACTCATTACTTTCCTCAGTCAAGGGCAAGTACGGGCAAGTTTGCGTTGAGTGCGCTGCCTAA
- a CDS encoding DUF3093 domain-containing protein, translated as MSFSYSERLLPSFWQVLASMLVIPAVWLITLPILGEFAIVVALAVWFVVIATMLARSKKLDIRDGRFAAGSAQIPLSLLGKSEIIAPEDMRSQLGPDLDARAYLCFKSGKKGLVKIDVSDKSDPTPYWLVSTNDPRSLVEALSRKN; from the coding sequence GTGTCTTTCTCTTACTCTGAACGTCTTCTACCCAGTTTCTGGCAGGTTCTGGCCAGCATGCTCGTCATTCCCGCCGTTTGGCTAATTACTCTTCCGATTTTGGGCGAATTTGCCATTGTCGTGGCCTTGGCCGTTTGGTTCGTTGTGATTGCAACGATGCTTGCCCGAAGTAAAAAATTAGACATCCGCGACGGTCGATTCGCTGCCGGATCAGCCCAGATTCCGCTCAGTCTGCTTGGGAAAAGCGAAATCATTGCTCCCGAGGACATGAGGTCACAATTGGGCCCAGATCTCGATGCCCGCGCTTACCTTTGTTTCAAATCTGGCAAAAAAGGGTTGGTAAAGATAGATGTTTCAGACAAAAGCGACCCAACACCATACTGGTTGGTGTCAACTAACGACCCACGCTCGCTGGTTGAAGCACTATCGAGAAAAAACTAA
- the dut gene encoding dUTP diphosphatase, with protein sequence MPERIEVLITADPSFYPAYAKAGDAGADLRSSVDLVIPARGRALVPTGVSIALPSGYVGLVHPRSGLAVKHGITVLNSPGTVDSGYRGELMVALQNHSDEEFAVKTGDRIAQLVIQRYVQAEFVPVSELPGSERGATGFGSSGVK encoded by the coding sequence GTGCCAGAACGTATTGAAGTGCTTATTACCGCTGATCCAAGTTTCTATCCGGCTTATGCGAAAGCGGGAGATGCTGGAGCCGACCTAAGGTCCAGTGTTGACCTGGTTATACCGGCACGGGGGCGAGCATTGGTCCCTACCGGAGTGTCCATTGCTTTGCCGAGTGGATACGTCGGACTTGTCCACCCTAGAAGTGGGCTAGCCGTTAAGCACGGCATCACAGTTCTGAACAGCCCCGGCACCGTTGACTCGGGTTACCGTGGCGAGTTGATGGTCGCGCTGCAAAATCACTCCGATGAAGAATTTGCTGTGAAGACAGGGGATCGCATTGCCCAACTTGTGATTCAGCGATACGTCCAGGCAGAATTTGTTCCGGTTAGTGAATTACCTGGCTCCGAAAGAGGAGCTACCGGATTCGGATCTAGCGGGGTTAAGTAG
- a CDS encoding DUF3710 domain-containing protein produces the protein MNSLLNYKSAPADRKNAGPFDISEVSDVSPYVDFGAIRVPPRDSLTMKLEIEETSKRVLAVTLELAHSSLQLQAFAAPRNEGLWHEVREQISASISAQGGKLEARTGSLGPELLAQVPVNNQSGQPVSQKLMRFIGVDGPRWFLRGVVSGAALTDLAASAEVDDVFRSVVVVRGETPMPPKDLLELRIPGSSGFVKN, from the coding sequence GTGAACTCACTTTTGAACTATAAATCTGCTCCTGCAGACCGCAAGAACGCGGGCCCGTTTGACATTTCTGAAGTAAGCGATGTTTCGCCCTACGTCGATTTTGGTGCCATAAGGGTTCCACCCCGAGACTCTCTCACCATGAAACTTGAGATCGAGGAAACCTCAAAGCGAGTTCTCGCGGTCACACTTGAACTAGCGCACTCATCGTTGCAGTTGCAAGCCTTTGCCGCGCCCCGAAACGAGGGTTTGTGGCATGAAGTTCGAGAGCAAATTTCCGCATCCATTAGTGCACAGGGTGGAAAACTTGAGGCGCGCACGGGTTCATTGGGCCCTGAGCTCTTAGCCCAGGTGCCAGTCAACAATCAGTCAGGTCAGCCGGTCTCGCAAAAGCTGATGAGATTCATCGGTGTTGATGGACCGCGCTGGTTTCTGAGAGGCGTCGTTAGTGGCGCTGCGCTAACTGACTTGGCAGCTTCGGCTGAAGTAGACGATGTCTTTCGCTCGGTGGTCGTCGTTCGTGGCGAGACACCGATGCCACCCAAAGATCTTCTCGAACTCCGTATCCCTGGTTCTTCAGGCTTCGTAAAGAACTAG
- a CDS encoding DUF3159 domain-containing protein → MSSNRLGIEVSENGIGFSKKSLLSSLGGWLGIAEVVLPATTYTISVIVTKDVLTSVILAATLAVAFLLLQLFRRKPITQSIAGFIGIAISAALPLREGGQAVDYFIQGFFTNAIYLVVLVISVLIRWPLVGLLVGAIQGDLNFFRASKAQLRRYTLITLMWIGLFSLRLIVQLPLFFSNQVEALGAARILMGVPLYALLLWFTWLSIRNTLKPVS, encoded by the coding sequence ATGTCTAGTAATCGCCTTGGAATTGAAGTTTCCGAAAATGGTATCGGGTTTTCGAAGAAATCCTTACTGAGTAGTTTGGGGGGTTGGCTCGGAATCGCTGAGGTGGTTTTGCCGGCTACCACTTACACAATTTCAGTGATTGTGACCAAGGATGTTCTCACTTCCGTTATTCTTGCCGCGACTTTGGCGGTTGCATTTCTACTGCTGCAATTATTCAGGCGTAAACCAATCACTCAGTCGATTGCCGGGTTCATCGGCATTGCAATCTCTGCCGCTTTGCCGCTTCGTGAAGGTGGGCAAGCTGTCGATTACTTCATACAAGGCTTTTTTACCAACGCAATTTATCTCGTCGTCTTGGTCATTTCTGTTCTCATTCGCTGGCCGCTGGTCGGATTGCTGGTCGGCGCAATTCAAGGCGACCTCAATTTTTTTCGAGCATCTAAGGCACAGCTTCGCCGCTACACCTTGATCACCCTCATGTGGATCGGTTTATTTTCACTTCGACTCATCGTGCAGTTGCCACTGTTCTTCAGCAACCAGGTTGAAGCATTGGGTGCTGCACGGATTTTGATGGGCGTACCGCTTTATGCGCTTCTGCTTTGGTTTACCTGGTTGAGCATCAGAAATACGCTCAAGCCGGTTTCATAA